From the genome of Hippoglossus stenolepis isolate QCI-W04-F060 chromosome 13, HSTE1.2, whole genome shotgun sequence:
ATAGTGCCAGCTCGCCCAGCAGCAGCCCGCCTGAGCCGAGGGGAAAGGTAACATGAAAAGAAGTGAGTCTAAATGTGGGAATGTGCACGGAGTGAATGACAAGCAGAAGAATTATAGAAAGCTGTGGAGACAGGTGGGATGTAACCTCGACGGTGAAAAGCAACATGACAACCAGAGTCAACCGGCATACTTAACACTCAGACGAGATCTTTAAATTGCtttaattttaaagaaagacGGGTAATAAGGAGGACGATTTGCGTTTCTACTCgtatatttctatttcaggTCTTGCTGACAAGTTTTCTTATAACATCCTGGTGTCACAGTAACTTCTAATGTACCATATAGGCTTGATTTTATCCAAGTCGGAGAAAACTCCATAATGTTCTTTAGAGATTCTCAGCGTCACCAAGTCAACATGTTTGGACAAAGTAGCACAGAAGTTTGCAGCATGTGTATTCCACATCCATATTCTTCCACTGGCTGCCACTGCACTCCTTGCTGCtgcatttaaaaatcacatttctcctCTTAGGTTTGAGCAGCTGTGAGGTTCCCTCTCCAGATGCCTACCAAGTTCTTGCATGGTGCAAAGGTGAAAGGGTCAATTCCTCTTCAGACACAAGAATCGGATGAAGCAAAGGCCGAGCTTATCTTCCCACTTCACACATCAGACCTCCACACTAAACCTAAGTCGTGGCCAACACGGCAAAAACAATCACGATGTTGCATAGCCCTCAAAATACTGCCCTCATTCCGTTTTGCTGTTGGGGACTGGCTGCTGTCTGTTAATGTTAATGGTCGCCTCACACGTCCTCCTGCAGACGGTCACCACACTGAACGCAGCTACAACACTCCTCTCCTCaaatcctccacacacacacgaacctGTCAGATTGCATCACAGAATTAGACAAAAGTGCAACAATGTGCAGCTGTGCATGCAACACAATCCATGACAGTCACAGTGTGCGGCATGCATCTAATAGCGGCCGCCTACTGTGGACATGGAGGAGCGTTCTCTGAAGCTTACATGGGCTCAGTCTTATAATTTGATGcctttttctcactttgtgCACAAGCACTTAGCAGCAGCCTGGCGAGGGGCCACCTTCACCTGCATGGCGCCGGTTTGTTGCCCTCCATCCAGGAGCTGAAGTCAAGAAttattcctttttcttttcctttttcttcttctcgcCCTACTAACACCGACACCATCGCGACTAACCTTCTGCGGCTGTCGAGTGTGGGGAGAAAATGAAGCTGTGGGCTCTTAATGAATTTAGACTCCAAGTCCTCCAGCACATATAAtcatgcacaaacactgacagaagTCTCAGCTGCACgtgtcatgttttattgtgtggAGATAGACATGTTTAAAAACCTAACTGTACTTTGAGTCAATAGAGGGAACTTGTGACATGGTAATGCACCCCTTTCAGCAGATCTGCTAAATGTCAGCAAACTGGTTCTGAATGTAATCCCAATTTGCCTTGGAATTAGCGCTGTACACGTGACGATCTAATTATTTAGACAATTCGCTGCCTGTCGCTAATATCTCGCAAAATAAGCTGTTCCCTTCATCTCGATCATGTGATAAATGTTGGAGGAGAGGAGTCCCAGACATGCCTCGGAGCCTGGCCTCACTTCTCCCCCCTGACAGACGAGAGGAAAGGCTTTGTGACAGCCGCACTGCTGCACTTGGCGCAGGCCCATCACCGCCTCTCCGTGCGCACTTTCACTCCTGCAGTCACCGGCAGATTTGGTGCGCAGCAACATCTCAGAGTGTCTTAAATCGTCGTTGCACGGGGAAAATAAGTAAATGGGATTAAAGTATATGAAGTAGGACttattcttgtatttatttatgtgttaccTGGCTGTAACCTGTGTGATTTAATGGCCGGGGAAGcgggaggagaagctgcagaaaatcAGAGGACTCCCCCGGGGAGGTTTGTGGGAGGTTGACGGTAACAGGCTTACTATTAAAgtacaataaaacaaagcaggTTACTGCTTCTTTTCATCAGACCCCGGCGCCggtaataaatgtttaattttagaCAGAAAAAGGCGCATTGTATGTGCACATCgtcttgtttcctcttgttcacTGCAAATGCACAATTACGCAGACAAGTGCACGTTATGAAGCTGTGCCACCTGTGCACACCCCGGTCTCACGTTGCACAAGAAACTTATCTGTaccatgaatgtgttttctgctcattTATAACGAGAGGCTGCAggtattttttcatttgaatatgaataaaagtgtaaaatagTTTAGTTTTGCTTCGGGTCTGACTTCTCTGCAGGGTTGTGCAGTTATATCCTAAATAAGGCGTTTTGAAACAGtgcaataatatatataaaagtggAAACGGCACGTTTAATCCATCTGAATTATAAAATCCGAcgttctctttttttaatgctcGTCCAAGAGAATAAAATCCACTGTGTGTGGGATCCAAACGAAATAGGAAGATTCCTATATTTAATCCGTTGTAACCTTTTCatttgtcaaacacaaacagacgtTGCAAAATGAAAGAGATTTTAACAGCCAGGGGTGGACTAATAAAAGCGTCTTCTCTTTTTGTACATTGTTGAAATATTATGAATATAGACAGGCATGCAGTGGGGAAAACTTTGAGCTGCTCAACAGattaaaagtgatttaaatgtcattttgatGATTGAAATATTCACACAGCACTGTGCTAAAATAAATGGTCAAATATAATAGAAATGTGCATTTAGACAGAATCATAATCTTAAAATAGAGCATGAGTAGGCCTGTGCATTATTTGCAACATATTTATAGTCTTTAGAGGCAAAAACGTACTTTaggtatttaaaataaatacctCTTGataatttaagatttaaataGAGCAAGGTTTAGTAAAAGGAAATAATCTAGTAATttgtaagtgtttgttttttgcgcACACAGGCCTGTAGGTGCTGATACTGAGAAAGTAAAGGAGTTTAAGTTCGACAGTAATATCTCATTTCTTACCTCAATGTTTAAAGGGTAAATTGATTAATCAGAGAAACTATTTAGCAAAGAATtgatttaaaagttttatttgtaaacattaaatatttctttctctctaaagtttttttttttaattcggCACCAAATGCGTTACAGAAGTTGTCAGTAGGTACATCATGATGTCAAAAAAGATGCGGGCCTATAGATCACACACTCATGAACCTCTGGATAGAAGATGGTCAAGTTTTTGTCCCTCCATTTTTTTCCAAACGTGTTAAATCATAAACTACCTCAACGTTtataaagacataaaacaacagacaacGTGCTCAGCAATGAAACTCGGATGGTTTGGAGTCGTTTAAATTGCACCATGCTATAGTGTAGCTCTTGGcaatagaaataataaatatatagaaacgTTTATattcaacagcaacaatacTTACAGCACATACAAACAAGGAATGTCTGACAGTTTTACAAACACCATGGGTCCCTCATTGTTCTATACAGATGAGATATTTTTCCACATATGCGTAATACATAAAAGGAGTGCCATAACTACGAATCTGTATCAAATCTAGCAGACTACATAGTGTCcggtatatattatatatagacaTCACCTCAGCAAGTGCctataaaagaaagaaaagaaaatgggggggagagagaaaaagaaagtaaactAGAACATGCGTTGTCTTTTCTGGATACTTTTTGGGATCCTGTCAGAAACACATAGGCACGagtcagaaaaaagaaaatgaaatattttttttttcattataacaaaCTTTGTACACGTTATAAACCGATGCATTGGAGGCATCACATAATCTATCGTAATATAcagtgagtgtgcgtgtgtgcgcgtgtgtgtgcgtgtgtgtggtcatatatatatatatatgtatataaatatatataaatggaaTATATTACATCTGAGTATGCTGAATCAGTGGAGCCGATTGTTAAATAAACAGTAAGTGATTGTAAAACTGGATTAACTTTGttgacagtttgtttttgttcactggagagaaaaaacaaaaaatatcccCACTCGTTTggcacaacagaaaaaaaaaaactattgtcAGAGAATTAAAAGGCCTACACAGCAATCACACGTTCTGCCTCTTTATCTTTTGTCTTCTTCGTGAAACATAATGGGGTAGTGTTGTTCTATTCGCCTACGGAGCTTGCAGATATTTCccgaaataataataacaccgTTTAAAAATCTGCCACGTCTGACTCGAaacagtgtcttttttttttggaagttCTGTGAGGTCTCAGCCCACCGTGGAGTCGGGGCTCAGAAAGGCAGGGTGTCGAGGAAAAGTTTGTCAATTATTGCTGGCGGAGGGACTAGGTCTTCTAGTTTTAGGTAAAAGATACGCTGCAGACCTTGGGTACATAGTGTGCGCAGTTCGGGGAGCTTCCCCAAGAGTTTTGACAAGTAGTTGGGACGATTCAATCCACCGCCACTGAACGTCACTTGGTCTTTTAGGCAGTTGACGATCTTGTTTTGGAGATCCTCGACTCTCTTGGGTTCCTTGAGCCCGTGTCGTTCTGGAATATAAACAtacaaaagaagaaattagATGGAGGAATTGTTTCCCATGCAtcaactgtctgtctgtgctgcatcGCATTGTTTAACGCCGGCGGTTTCCACAGGCGCAGCAGCCGCCTTTACGCACCTGTTACCATGGCCAGAGCTGCGATGCAGGAGAAGGCTGAGATGTCTATGTTCATGCTGTGTAAGTTTGAGGAAAACTCCACGATGGCGTCCACCCACTCTCCAAATCCACGGACGCACTGTAGCCTGTGTAACACAACTCCATTACAAAAAATAAGCTTGCCTTCCACTGGGTTGGACCTGCAATTAATAAGAAAACGACATTAATTACGCTCGGAAATAAATGGGAATTTAAGAGCCGTCTAATTATTGAGCAGCTAATAAAAGCCAAAGCACTGAAGCTTGAAGGGGGAGCTGATGATTATCTAAAAGCCCCGGTTGTTTTGTTTGGTACAATTACGCTGCTCACCTGTACGCCAGTCGCAGGACAAAAAGTTCGAGGAATGCGGACTCGAAGAGCAGATCTTGATCTTGCTTCGGTAAATCACAGAAGCCAGGGATCTTCTCCGCCCAGCCCCGGATGATCTCCATGGAGCCCGTCAGGAGATCGTAGAACTGTTGGATGTGCTGAGTGTTGTCTCCAGTCATTTGGTAGTCAGGGTTTGCCTGGAACtggaatttaatttaaacagcGCCTTAATGAGGtcctttaaaatatataatccGTGAAATTGCAAATGCCCATTtccaagagagggagagagaaaaggagagcgtccttttttttttttactgttaaattCATGTCTTCTTTTTATTAACTTCTCCAATTCAGTGCAATTTactttggaaaaaaatatgCCACATTAAAAGCCCAGACAAAGTTAGGAATTCAGCGATTTATTCCAGCAAACTTTCAAAGCAATAAATTGTCATCTAAAGcaggaggaaattaaaaatctccatcttgttgagctTTCTGTTTCAGCCActatccttttttttcttcctctcttccttttatgcgtgtgttttatttctagAACTGTGGATCTTTACTCACTCGTGAATAGTCCAAAGCAGACATGGAGGGGTTGGAGTCCACATGGGCCCTGACGAGTGCGCTTATGAGGCTCACAGGCGGCGAGGGTGGTGAGGGCTCCTGGGGACTTTTGGGTTTGGATGGTAGGCGTCCTCTCCGACCTTTGAGATTATCCGTTCGGACAACTGCGTTTGGAAAAACACATGTCATATGTATAAGTCAAATGTATGCATCCCATATTGTCGTGCGTAAAAGTTTAAATGTGGATTAGATAACATTCCAACGCTCAATTACGCACAAGAATTCcctgtgtgtcagtgaggaAACATCAACCACAAGTCTAAAATAATTGAATGCATGGCTTAAACATACCTTCTCTCACCATTCCGACGACCATGCACTTCTGGAAACGGCAGAACTGGCAACGATTTCTTCGGCGTTTGTCAACAGGACAGTTTTTATTTGCTAAACacacatattttgcatttttctgGACGGTGcgctggaagaaaaaaaaagaagaaaaacacatgtcacTCTGCAGGCCTATTTCTAAAGCCATACAACATGTGGTACATGGACTGTGCATGTTTGCTGCAGACGGAGAACAGATGAAAACGATATAATATCTGTCTCATCTCCTGTGCGAACCAACAAGAGGGAATAGACTTGTCAGAAAAATACACATCCGTGTTCTGTCATATTTTACTTGCACCTCTGAGATCTGTGTGTGGACGAGGATAATTGTGACGTATAGCTATTTAATAGGTACAAATTAAGCTGGTGCTGGAAGATTCATGTTGTAACTCGCAGTGAAAATGTGgttataataaatgttttggCTGCaccattattattttataaggGAATTggacagttgttttttttctcaggacGCAGTGCATGAGGGGCATCTTTCATTTAAACACACTAATGGTGATTCATGATTTCTGTCATGTGAGCCCACCTTGAAAAATCCTTTGCAGCCCTCGCAGGTTCTCACTCCATAATGCTGGCAGGCTGCGTTGTCCCCACACACCGCACACAGACCTTCGTTTGACGGAGATCCTCGGGACGGGGGCGATGGCATTTGGCTGTCCACCAGCTGGTGCCCGTGTCCGAGCTGCAGGGAGTGAGGAAAGGCCAGGCCCGCCTGTTTCCGTATGGCACTGGGCACCGCGAAGCTCTGGCCGTCCAGGCCCCGGTGCCCGCCCTGGTTGTCGTGGTTCATGGAGACGTGCAGCGGGCCGTCGAACCGCATCTGACAGCTGGAGACGGGGGTACCGGGCGGGGACTGCTTGAAGGAGAAGAGCGAAAGCCTCGACACCGGGTTCTTGCGTTGGTCTATCATGTGAGATGTGGCCGCAACATAGTTCTGGTGGAAACTGTGGAGGGAGCCCGGGTCCTCCCACATGTGATTAGGCTGAACTGGGAAGTTTGGTGTGCTCGGGGCATGAGGCGAGGGGGGTTTGAAATACATAGGCCCAGAGTGAGCCATCATTTCCTCTGACTGAGGTTGCAGGTGGCCCTGCTGATGGTAGTTGTGCATCTGGACGTCCTCCACCTTGATGGAGGACTGCTCTCCAGAGTGGGGCATCTGATACAGACAGGGCGGTTTAACGTCGTAACCGGTGTTATAGTTGTCCATGAATGTACTGAAACTCGGGAGTGAAGTGGTGGCTGTGATCTCGGTGTTGGTCAAGTCCATGCTAAACTTAACAAACTCGGGTGTTAGGAAGTCGCAGCTGTACTCTCCTGCCGGGTGGTAGCTGTAGCTCTGGGAAGCAGGACTCGCTCCTTGAGGTGATGATCCATACTGAGCCTGGACGCAGGGCATGGCTGAAAACCAAACCGGGAAATCCACACGGTCAGAATTTCTCCAGTAAATCTTCGAACTGTGAATACAAAAAGTTTTACACTTTGGTTAATTTCATCTCATTTCActcagaacaaaaaaaaaacagtatgaACAGTACTTGAGCATTGTCATCTTAAGATAAAACAGCATTAAACATTTATACTGTGTGTATTaagtatttgtaaataattgccATATCATACCTCAAGTCTCCTGACAGTTTTTCGGTGACACTTGAAATGGATAATGTCAGGAGTTGTGTGGGTGTCCGGATTCAGAAAGGCGGCTCTGTTCTGGATCGTCCcctaataaaacacacaactctgacATTTACTATACAttgttaaaaattaaaaaatatctaaaaagaATGACCACAAGATTTCCACTTGTAAATTACGCACAAACTAAAGCAGATTTCTTATTACGCACAGGATTTTGGAAATTTCCtctaaaaatgatttaatagaTTCGGACAAAATACGCTCATATAGAAACTGAACAGCATAggttgtctttttattttatccctATTGTGTGGAATATTTGTTCTGGATGAACAGATCAACTTCGCGCAGTGGACATCCGTGACAACTTGTCTGCAAAGGATGCAATTCCTGGTGAGGCATCGGTCACATCAACAGATCGGAACCACTGTGAGAAAGATTCAGTTTTGTATCGTTTCAATGTATGAGGGGGGAAGTGAATccaagaaataaagaaacaaaagatcCAAATggctgaaagaaaaatctgtgCAAGTAAAGCGCACACGCAGATTATGTTGCAAAGGGAAGAGATGAGAGTGAAATCTTACCTCTTTCACATCAGGATCGTGGCTTTCAATCCATGCGATAAGCATGTAGAGGGTATTCATCAATTTCGGTAAAGGCTCCAAACCATGAGCGTCGGATACCCAACAAAGCCAAGGCAGGCAAAACCGTGTGACTCCGCGCACTGACAGCAACACGAGCTTCGACTACCCAGTCTGGCCAATGTGGCTTTGTTTATGTGAGCTCTGGATGCCGTGGCCCACGTGTTTCACGGCGCGACGTCATCCGCGTCGGCAGAGACACAGACCAATCCGAACGGGAACTTTCTCAagccccattttttttttcttatccgGCGAGTGTGTTTGGCTTGTGATGTGTGTTGTATGTTGCTTCCCACATGGACATTAGCAGAGATGTAGTGGAGGGTAAACCCGCCTAAAGTCTGTTCAGACACATATGTGTTTGCCGGGGACTTAAATCAGGCTTGTTTCAAGATGACATTAATCTATGGGATGTGATTTCATGGCTTTTTTTTGTAATCACAGCTCTGCGAAGTAGATCATGCAGAATTGGGATAATCTGGtaatttctgcttctctttatACTGGTGGACATTTTTACTTCATGTTGTGAACTTTTCACCATTTTGTCACCACCTTCCTCTGGCACAACCATCTCTTGGTTGCAGCAGCCAATATTTATGAAATGATCTCACTGGtctaaaaacacatctaaaaAGTGAGAAACATCTCAACTGACTAGTATCTAGATAGTTTATTCCCTTATTGTGGTGAATTGACTGTAAACGCTAGTGTACGCTGGCACATGTGGGTTATGTCACAATGAGGCTTATATGCCAGATTCACTACACTCATATGAAACAGGCCTAAtgaagcggggggggggggtaaataTTATTCTTCTGACAGGATTTTGGTTATTCAATTGTGTTCCAAATTTAGATCTCAGATGGGGTGGGGTCTTGCCTATTCATAGAGCTGGTGTATCGTGTATGTGAGCTGCTGAAGGAGGAAGGTGGGGGGTAATTAGTGTCATTGGggtggtggttgtgtgtgtgtgtatgggggacGGGGGAGCTCGCAGAATGGAGAGTGACGCAGAAAAACGCTCAAAGTGACGCAGTCGCCAAAATAATCTTTGGGGCCTTATTGTTCCGCAGCGACGGAATGGGCCGATCTCAGAATAATCTTACACCAACACCTTGTAGCCAATCGCGATGGCCTACGTCCACCCCCTCCGTTAACATATTGGCCCGGGCAGCAAGCCAAAGGAGAGGGCACATACATGTGGTGCACATGGGTACACCTGCGCGTAAAAGCAGCCAGAATCACATGTGGCAGCAGCACCATGTGTCATTTCTACGGGACTGGTTCTTTATTATAAGAGCAACGGAGCAGCCAccactctctgtgttttctttttttgttttgactgtACTCAGAGCACACAAGGACAGAGTGTgcacagggggagggagggagggagggaggggatgcACTATATCTGTATATTATGGTTGCTCTCACCTCTAGAGGACACTATTGTTCACCAGCCATACATCAAGCAGCCCCTGTTTCTTACAATTAACCTTCTTAATTAGCCTAACCCCATTAAGGCAGTGTGGTCACGCCCAGTCGTTTCGAGGTGCGCATCGTGGCAGGATTTGTAAATTACATGTTCCACTCGTCATACTGGGAATATTCAGAAGAAAAGGACTGTTGTAAAAGTTGtggtgtgtttctttttaagttGTAATTACCTTGAAAACACCTCCCCCTTTATTGTAACACACTTCACTTGCATCTTTTACAGGAGATTTCGAGTTTGACACGTGCGTAAAACCTCTGCACTGTGCGCTAAAATCTCACATGGCGCACATCTGCATAACAAACTCAAACTGTGCTGTCAGAAAACACCGCTGCCGCACGGCCAcgactgtctgtgtgtatttactgttaTCCATTCACCATTTAGAAttacaattaaaacacaattaaCAGTTTAATTGGCCATTTTACCGAAGAATAATTAACTTCCCATTTATGTGCGCAATTAATTGACAGTCATTTGAAAGAGAGCAGCCATagtttttaatcacacacacaagttattTCCTGGGAGtgtattctttttttactttgaggAGATGTTTACTGACAGTATTGCGCGCGAccatgtgcgtgcgtgtatgtgcgtgtgtgggagagagagagagagagaggaggcagtgCATGCTTTTACATCGGCTCGCGTGTTGAAGTTCACTTCAGGTAGCTACAATCCGGGAATGTACAGGAAATGCACGTTATTAATGGAAAAGGCACAGTCCTCATCTCTAAGTCTCAGGATGTCCACTGACTCACAGGTTGAGGTGAGAGCATGAAACTAAACGTGGTCATCCACCATCAACCACATGTTCTGATTTGCCTCCAGATAGTAACTTGACTGCATGTTTATTTGTCACTTCAAAAAAATATCTGCACTTATGTCTGCAGCCTCGATTCCGCAAGTGGTGCACAGATTCTGGTCCTCCATTAACTCCACTTAACCTCTGACCCACATGTAATAGTCAAGTCTTCTACTTAATCTGGATACAAAGAAATCCATTAGTCTCAGACAATGATGCAGCTGTAGCCaatctgtgtgtgctgcatcCTAACTTCTCAACATGTTCTGTGGTTAACTCTATACAGTTATTGCTGTATAGAGTTATTCATGTTTGCGGAGCGTGACTGAAAATGGCCATTCATGAGTATTCAGATATTCTGCAGATAAAACTATCAGTGCTGCATTTGAGTAAAGATATGAGTGTGATAAGATACAAAATGGTCTCTGTAGTGTTACTCAAGATACTCAAGTACTATATTTAAGTAAtgtcagagggaaatattgtaaACAATGACATGTGACATATTGAGCATTATGGTATTAGCACCATTGTGATCAACTGCAGCATCAGAATACTGCCATCATGTTTGTGCATTAGTGATAATCCAATAATATACAATGTCATAATTTGAATAACAAGGTAGTCTACCCACCCCTCATCTGCCCCAGTGTCACCGGATTGGCCCCAGACCCTCGCAACCCTCAAGGATAAGCGCTATAGCTAACTGAATACGATTTTGAACGCTGCTTTTTCTTGTAATGGCGTATTTCAAATTGTGTTGTCTCAGCAATATTATTGAGTATGATGTGTCTGGTCCAGGTCGTGCAATAAGTAGTAAATAAGACAGGTTTTATATCgtctgtgtgtcttcatgtaTTTAAGCTATTACCATGGTTTGCACGCCAGACTGTAACTTCTGAATAAACTTGCCAAGTGAGAGGAACAACATTGTGGCTGATTGGTGTAAATACATCACTTGGCAAAATTACGAGCTTTGTTTGAGAAAGCAGAGAGAATGTGTTTTACTAAAATTCCTTAAAGGTCTAATTTTGTATCCACATGTTACTTTACACGGTTTGTTTCATTGAAactttttttctgaaactggAGAAATCATGTTGGGAGTTGTTCCAACCCTGCTTTAATTGTAGGTGGTTTGTGAAACCCGGTGGCCACTCGCTCCCACAAACCTCATTTCATTTCCAAGCACCAGCAGGTATCAAACTTTCTGGGAATTGAACAGCCCGACCCTGAAGGCATCCCTTTGCTCAGTGTCTTCTTTCCATTTCTAGATTCCCACTTTACAAGCTTAAATGTCTACTTAATATGCTTTAATGCCTGCTCTTTAGAGCCAGGGAGCACTTCATCACTTTTATACACCTTTATATAACACACTGTTAACTAGCAATGCCTTATGGAACAGCTTGTCTTGCAGCTGGAAGGCGCCTCCATGGCATGATGGAGGTACCTGTCCACCATTCACAATGAGACAGTAAAATGGGAATGGAGGCCTCTGCATACTGCTGCCGTCTATATCAGTCAACGATGAATATTCATGAATCACGGTGTCATGACATGCTCTGTAATTGGCAGCAACATTAGCAATGACACTGCTGGTATCAAGTCCCTGCATATTCATGTGGTGGGGCAATATTTTCTCGCGgtgctgtttttttcccacttcttctttcttctcgcTCCTcctgaaagtgaaaatgtattctGAAGCTGCAGGTGTCCTTGATGCCACAATCAATTGCTGGCTGGATTGTGTCCCGGTGAAAATCAGACAAACCATTAGTTTCTGTGTCATTCTCTTTGATTAATAACATATCTGAATTATAAAAGGCTGACATGGACGCCAAAGAGTGTGAAGTGCATCTCTTTGTAATAGTTATGAATGTGGTGCTTAAGGACTCTTAAATATCTGTTCTTTGGCTACGGTGGGCTTTTATTGGTCACttataaatgtattgatttaatttagtAATAGGCTTagattatttcattttgaatgtgCTTGTTTGTCTCTTATCTAAGTTGTTCGAGGTGTGAGTAGATTTCGCAGCTGCAGACGTGGTGGAGAGCGTGGCAGATTTCTTTTTGTGCTGGAATTTGCTGAAACTCCATTTCGGCCGCTCTAAAGTGTCCTAGAATGGGTAATGAGGGAATTGGATGAAGCTTTGCCTAAGCTGCAAAGCTTTCTCCTCAAAGCAGCTTGATGGGAGGATTTTTCCTCCTTGAGGCTTCAGTCTCGTGCAGCGCAACATCTGAGCTGTGGTGTGAGGAGGTTGTCCTGAGCTCTACACCAGAAGTGGAGGGCGCATAGAGATGGTAGCATTGTTTACACCGGAGTGAATTTCAAATAGGCACAGCAGTAGATGTGTTTCTAGTATTCAGATCCTTTATgcaaagatataatatgtagcAACTGTACATTAAAACGGCTAGATTTATGTTGGTATTTTGTTGTGT
Proteins encoded in this window:
- the nr4a2a gene encoding nuclear receptor subfamily 4 group A member 2a, encoding MPCVQAQYGSSPQGASPASQSYSYHPAGEYSCDFLTPEFVKFSMDLTNTEITATTSLPSFSTFMDNYNTGYDVKPPCLYQMPHSGEQSSIKVEDVQMHNYHQQGHLQPQSEEMMAHSGPMYFKPPSPHAPSTPNFPVQPNHMWEDPGSLHSFHQNYVAATSHMIDQRKNPVSRLSLFSFKQSPPGTPVSSCQMRFDGPLHVSMNHDNQGGHRGLDGQSFAVPSAIRKQAGLAFPHSLQLGHGHQLVDSQMPSPPSRGSPSNEGLCAVCGDNAACQHYGVRTCEGCKGFFKRTVQKNAKYVCLANKNCPVDKRRRNRCQFCRFQKCMVVGMVREVVRTDNLKGRRGRLPSKPKSPQEPSPPSPPVSLISALVRAHVDSNPSMSALDYSRFQANPDYQMTGDNTQHIQQFYDLLTGSMEIIRGWAEKIPGFCDLPKQDQDLLFESAFLELFVLRLAYRSNPVEGKLIFCNGVVLHRLQCVRGFGEWVDAIVEFSSNLHSMNIDISAFSCIAALAMVTERHGLKEPKRVEDLQNKIVNCLKDQVTFSGGGLNRPNYLSKLLGKLPELRTLCTQGLQRIFYLKLEDLVPPPAIIDKLFLDTLPF